The nucleotide sequence gctctactaattttctatagtagtcgccaacaacttcaaccattcaacctttcattcaggcaatcattcatcaatgctcatcatatgcatctcacacagtctccaaaaaggagtcttcctatcacattggtcccaattcatccaagctcaccacacaacattcatatatcattttcaactcaggtttcctggtagaacaatccaccaattcaaaaaaaacttaactaaaacaaacaattggcaaattaatctgatttttttctttgtttttaaatttgaagaactcaatctctcagatttagcttgcaattagaattttgcatcatacaattaagaaatctacttgccatgaacttctcgttttaaagaagagcagagcaagagatttaccgtttttatttcccatattaattctagtagttttaggttatacaatctctgtctcaaaaatattattattattattattattactattattacttatttatttctttgaggatcctcaatgcaggtttaaattgacctttcaacaaattactagcctgtttttttttgccatggatcaacgctagaactgctttttagtcattttatcctaccagtcacacactcaatcacactaactccagcgcttttttaggcctcatggctcggacaaaccaaagccgtatctcatagctcggataaaccaaagccgaatctcatagctcggacaaaccaaagccgaatctcatagctcggacaaaccaaagccgtatctcatagctcggacaaaccaaagccgtatctttagcgctttaacttacttgtcccctggttcgttgcaccgccggatcccgtcaatccacctctgtcagacgaaggcagacctaagatgctggcccagcgaagaattctcttcccaggactttcttttccaggtcctcctaatggacgctggcttgtcgacaatgcagcacgtcctccttcgccggtcagatggtgggtatgaggatcccgggtttcggcaccaaaatgttagagatttgctcactccaacttattttgcaagaacgaaacagaagacaagcaagttcttttagacacctgcaggtggagagtccattcgtcgctgtctgaggacagcgattatcgaatgaagtctgaactctccttcctgcaagggcatatttattaggaagaacagagtgggggtgggagtggacaggtttggtgaacccccggcctctgataagatcagagcagggggtgttttacactatagtgggaaacagactctgcattgtgagggccagacgtgattgattcaattatcacattgtgagggccagacgtgattgatttaatcattacagtctacattccaacataatcataggatcaaactaacctgaaaaccctaacatgacctttttgccattttagtGTAACTATTTTTTCCGTTGACCTTCATGACAAATCAGTTGGCTTGGTATTTAatccaaataaaatatttgcatttaCTTTGGAAAATCATGATCCAACATTTTTGCCTATTTTACGACATGTTAACAAATATTAGAAAtgggttttttttctacataAGTACAATGGTCACCTTTGCTGGAAAAATTCAAGAGTATTTttccttgacatttttttctccttaCTAAATTACAACTGATCCAAATTTTAGCTTTCTAACATCGTATTCCTCAGAACACATTTTTCCTTTAAATATGATCAAATCTCATGACTCTTTTCTGCAAGCCcacttttgccacctctgctGTTGTTGCAGTCCTACGAGTCTCGCCTGGGCATGTCCGCCGACACGGAGGGAGACGGCGaggaagacgaagaggaagtgGCCGAGTCGCCCGACAACGCCAGCGATGACCAGCGGATCATCTTAAAGAAGGAGGGCAGGGACAGCAACGCCCGTCGCTACTGAGCTGCATGTAACCCCCCAACCTCCCACCACGGAAAGCAACACTTCTATGATCATGTACGGAATGTATACCTGCAAAAACACACCACGCACAACACATTCGATGTAATACTCGACGCCATACGTGACCTATAGCCGACGACGGGCACTCGCTCGTTCTCCACTTTGATGTTCAGCGGCACAATGTATACACTCAAATGTAATTGATCTGCCTGAGCCACGCAAACGATTTGTGGACGTCACAAGATGCTCCTGTTAATAATAACGTGTCTGTATAGTGCGATGCTGGATGAGTGCGGCTGCTTTGTTTCACGAAAAACAAAACgattgtattgtattttgttATTGAACACACAATTGAATCCTTGCTCGTACGCGTCGGCGTAGGCtctgatctgatctgatctCCACAtgccgacacacacgcacaacttATTAGAGTCAACCGCGAGGTCTGCGCACAAGCTGTCCCCTCCCCTCTTTGCGACACATTCCGTGATCAGCGCTCGGGTTTCGTAAGACTTTCATCTGCAAAGGAGAAATAGGGACACGCTGTTAAGGAAACGAAAGATGACCGCAATATGTCATATTTTTAGAGTATTCTGACAAAATAGTTGGGAAAATGATAGGACAAAATGGCTAAAGAGCAAGTGGTCAATattataggattttttttttgtcactttccAAAAATGAATCAGTGAtagtaagaaagaaaaactaaCATAACCTACGAGATAATTATTTTTTGTCACCCTGCTGTCCCCGGAATGTCAGCTCAGCTTGGGCGGTTTTGACTGTATTGATTGTAATGAATTTTATGTACATACAATGAGAAATatgatcattattattgttatgaaATCTTATTATTGCAGCCACTTTTCAGCACACTGGGCAATggagcggatggtcatttcccaGTTTTTGTTCATCACCTATTCCAGCATCGAGAAATCAGTAGGAAAATAATAGTAGTTGTCGTGGTGAGGACGATATCTGGCTTGATGAGTGTGTCTTACTTTTGTGTGTAATAATGTTGTAATTTAACAATTTGTCAGTATAGGAATcactgaggaaaaaaatggGAGGCACATTTGTTGCGATACCTTCAACTGTACATAAATGTGGCATTGCTATCTTTTGCACTCTTCTCCATGATTTTACTTCTTCCATCTGATATTTCATTTCAGTGAATGTACAACTTGTTCTTCCCACCTGCCCCAGCTCCAACACTGACCCCGCCTCCGTGTCTCTTGCCGTCCGTCTGTGTAGCCTATCACTGTGCAGtgctataagaaaaaaaaaatgtccgtaaataaaaataaagcctgtttgtttttttgcgagtGTGATGTCACAAAAGGGAGTAATCATTGCATTGAAATAActtatattatattgtattacGCTCACTACTGGATCATTACCTGTAATTACTGATACAGCGTTGATGAGTTACAAAGAGAAAACTGTTGAACAATGTGAGAAaattcataataaaaataatatatgacGTCTCCACAAGAAGCCATTTTTTCACATCTTGCATGTTTCATTCCGAAATCATAGACATTTAAAAGTGGTTTAGTTGCGTGTTATTATGGTTATGTTTATAATGTACATTGAATTatataaaattattttctaGACGTAATCATGAAGTGCAAAATATGGAAAGCAACATTGTACTTTAATATCTGCATATAAGTCACTGCAATTAATCGGACcaaaaaagtcaattttaatGTTTTTACGTTATTTCCTTACCTAAATTCAAATCAACTTGACTTACACAGTCGTTAAGACACCATTATTTGGTTTGATAAAGTTTAACACAATGAGTTAAACTTTCATCGGAACATGCAGTATTGGATTTTTGATTTGTTTGGCGTTCTGACAAACAACTGTTGAACTTTGATATTTTACGACAAATATTTGGACGTAAATCATTCAGCAAGTTAGTGCGCCGGCGTTTGTACGTAAATCCGTTGGAGAATACGGTTGAGGCGTCCCTTAACAAGAGCTTCTTCGGCGCCGGGCTCAAGCGTGCACTGTGCGGTGTGTTATGGAGGTGGAAGGTGGTTAAAGGACTCGCACTCAGCGGAGGATTTTGGTGGCTCTTCCTATGAGTTGACAGTCTAACTTCAGTCCCGAGGCGGTTGTAAAAATACAACAGAACGTGCGGACACATCGGAGAAGAAGGCACAGCGGTGGTGAGCTCCAGGTAGCAGCTTCAGTCGGCGGTGAGTCCAACGTCACGCCGTCCGTCTCTTGGTGCGTCTTGGGCGGCGAGCTGACTTGTTCCGCACCGCTGGTCTTGGCTTGTTAGCATTGTAGCTAGTTAGCTTAGCGAGCTAACGCTTAGCTTGCcattgttggttttgttttgaatcGTTTTGGATAAATGCTGCGTTTGGggctctgctgctgctacttTAATGAGCAGCTCAATACACAATTAGATGATTTTATTGTTTCTTTTTAATGGCATAATAAATCTAAGCGTCGAGAGCAATGTAAAATCATTTGACACATGACAATGAACCCTGTCAGGAGCACATCTGTTTTGCCTCTGATTGGGTTGTGGACATGTATTGAGTCATTGTTTTAACATACATGTACAAATGACAAGTattgatataaaaacgagagtaTAACGGTTAATATATAATGTCGATGGTATGTAAACAGGTGTCACCTTAGCATAATTTGTACTACAAAACATTCACTGGACATTTAATTTGGAACATCCAACTATACTTAGTAAATTATAGACCATAGTAATTTTGTGATATTAGTTTAAGACCATATTTATAATTTTTTCTGGATGTATTTCAGAACTGCACCACATCATGCCAAGGGCTGTTTGTAATATTTTGACCCTCTTAAATGtcaatgaaaatgtttgaaatTAAATTGTTCTTATGTGTAAATGTGAGGGTTTGTTTTGTGTCCtcctgtgccctgcaattggctggcggcCAGGCCAAGGTTTACCCTGACAGTCACTTAAAGTTAACTCCAGTTCACACAGTGAACCTGTGACCCTAAATGAGGACAAGTGCCAGACAATGGATGGAGGAAGCAAACTATTGCTAGAAAATATCATTATGGATGTCGTGTCCAGCGAGCGCGGTCCGCTTGTGTATTAATAGCTTCTTATTATCCGCTTATTTCAATCCTAATCATGGTATCAGCGCCATGTGAATCAGCGCCTGCCGTTGGGTCATGGCCTCGTCTCTAATTGATAACAGAGGATGGAATCTTGTCTTGTATGACGTGTTACGTGCGTATGGGAAAGAAGAATTCTGCCCGGTGTGATTTATATTCCGTTTTTGGAAATTGTAACTCATCTCCAGGGGAGTGGGGCTGAGTAGGCCAGACCCAACTGTTGATTGGGCTTCATGATGTGTATTCTGTACTCCAGAATGATTTAATGATTATTTTCTACATACATGGAgtcaattcaaaatattttatgtCCTCATATTGTGACCAAATGTAATATACTTGCATATGTGTATTTTTAGGCCTTTGCCACCGACTGACGGGCTTGAAAATGTCgtgtttaaagaaataaaaacaagtatttttaaatttgtttcaTATTATCATAGCTATTAggctcaaacaaaaaaaaattcttcctaCCCTTTTCATTAGGTGAACctgatgcattaaaaaaaatgtgctggtcttttattattgttttcttTTAGCTTGTGTTTGTTGCTGCCATTGCATATTCTGGCCTGGGAGTTTGCTCAATGTGACACGGTTCTGTTAAAGCTTCCAAATACGAAGCACAAAGTCATTTCGAAGCAAAACTGGTGGAGCGTGTCTGTGTGCTGGCCCGTTGCAGCCTCATTATTCACGCTCGAGCCCAACTAGCAAATGATGTGGAAAAAAACAGCAGATGGAGCTTTAACTTGGTTATCAAGCAAAAGATAACTGGGGCACAGATTTTGCCTCGCTTGGCCTTTCGGTTGTTAAAAGCGATAGTCGCTAAAAACACGCTCTTAAATACTAACACCAAGCTCTTTGTTGGAGTTGGTACAATTTTGTCCAGGAACACAAAACTCAACATTGTACAAATAATAACTCGGAACCTTGCCCCCCTCGCAGTTCTTAGGTGGTCCGATCGGGATTGCCCCATCCttgtgttgccatggcgatgcgggagctggtggaggcagaaTGCGGCGGGGCCAATCCGCTGATGAAGTTGACTGGTCACATGACCAAGGAAGGCGGGGCGTGGCGGCACCGCGCCACACCTTCGGTGAGCTTATCTTTTTTAAAACTGCCCAACGGAAAGTCAATGCCTGTCATccgtttttttgtatttttacttcACACTAGATTCCCGCAACTCCCATTGAAATAGCAACAGAAGATGAGGTCAGTATTTTTGCTTCTCCGGTAATATCTAGCTCAGCGGCGAAAGCTAAATGCTAATAGCGATTTGGGGTGTTCCCAGCTGGTCGATGAATTCCTCCAGCCGCCCCCGCGTCCCCCGCACACCTTCGACATGGGTCAGCTGCTGGAGGAGATGCAGCAGATCGACCAGCAGAGCTACAGACAGGCTCCGCAGAGAGGTACTCCTCCAAGTCCCCTCGCCGACATCTCCAGCCTCACGTGAATTCCAAAAGTTTACTGTGATGTCGCAGCTCCGGATGTGGCGGCCTTGGCTCTCTCGGGCGACTGGGCAGCGGAGTTCACCTCGGGCTCGGATTCCACCTCCACACCGGGCCTCGTTGCGCTCGGTGACACGGCCGACGCCGACTGGACCAAAGAATTCATCGCTCAGGCCGCGGGTAACATTGATAACACGATAAAGCTCATTCAAGATTATCTTCATGCAACATTTCTTCTCTGAGTGTGTGAGGCAGACTTGTGGCTTCTGTGTTGTGTTTGGCCAAAGCGCTCCTTTGTCACACACTGCAGGAATGCCGATTTCATGTATTAGATTAGCATCATATTACTCCGGTATTGACTTTTGAACAGTCACCGATGCCGAGAATTGAAGCGGAGTGATAAAGTCAACTATTGGTTGAATTACGAGTCCCaaataattgtcatcacctgcacacataaaaaaattaaagacaCGGGCGGTCCTCATATCCTAACAATATAAACTGGCACTGTTTCCCTTCAGTGAATGAAATCTGCCATTTCTTACTGTGTGGTCTCCTGGCACATCCGTCTTCCCTTCCAGATCCTGGCCGCTGGGCAGAAGAATATCTGGAACAGTCGGAGGAGAAGCTCTGGCTGGGAGACTTTGGAGACAAGGAGAACGAGTGGTGAGTGGGGAGAAGTGTTTtgagttacttttttttttttttaatattacacAGACTTGGCAATTGCTTCGACTTTTCATATCCACTGTGCAGATGTGTGTTTTATTAAAACGTGCCTGcgaataaaataaaagtgcacACCCACACGGTGACTTTTCTGAACTCCCAGAAGACCATCTCAAAATAACAATCGTCATATCTTGCTGACCAAACAGGACAAAGGAATATCAGCCGGGAGAGGAGCTGAGACAGACGGCCAATGAGCTTGTCTCCAAGGCGAACGACCCCAAGTTGCAGAACACGGAGGTAAGCCGCCGCTTCCCGTTCAGCCAgcaagccgccgccgccaatCAGCCATTTCGTCAGACATGTGTCGCTCAGCTCCTTTCCATTCGTTCCTTTGCAGTCAtatttgggtgctggggcaatTTAGTTGATCAGCACTGATATGATAAAGACAGTAAGCGTGAATGCTGATTTTattcctccctccctttttttttttcactgttgtGTAGTTCCTGCGTTTCATTAAGCAAATTGGCGAGGGCAGTGTGACAGTGGAGAGCAGGACAGACAAACAGCTGACAGATAAAGCTCAGGCCGAGGAGGCTCACAACTGGGCTTCCAATCTCAACCAGGTACGAGCCTCCAGTTGCCACAGGGAATACATGGCTCttgcccctcccccccccctccactcaTAAAGCCTGCGACCCACCTCAAAGTCACATTTTCCGCCAAACCAACCATGACTTCTATTCCTCATAGATAAATCGTGCAGTCGCATTTGGATATTTTACACACATTAACTCGAGTCTTTTAAAATGTAAACTATGAATTATTTTCACTGTGGTGTTGAGTTTCTGTCTGCGAAGAagccccaaaccaaacgttcctgGATTTCCCCTTCAAATCGCTGTCGAAGGCCCACTTGTGCCAAGAAATGACATAGAACAGATTTGAATCACATTTGCTCCTTCTGGTTTGGCTgctcaaacctttttttttttttttgcgtgttttTTGTGTTAGCGTTTGATCGAATCTTGTTTACCTGCCAGAAACGACTACAGTGCGTGTTTTTGTGATGACTACTTGCCCATAATCACAATTAGGCTTCCCTTTTTTGACCCTGAATTAACAACCACAAATCATCTTCCTCCCTCACCCTCGAAACATACATACTCCCACATTGACCTCTTAAAAACCTCGAAAACTCTGTCCCATTCATcctactcctcctcctcctcctcggcaTAGTTCCTGATGGAAACGGGGGGAGGGAGTCTTCCCTTGGAATCCACAGAGAGGAATGAGAAGATTGATAAAGCTAAAGCTAAGCAGGCACAGCAGtgggccaaagtcgtccggcagGTAGGACCGCCGTGGTTGGGCCACCGCTAGATGCCAGCGTTCTAGTTTCTTCTACTTGTAGCAAGTGTGCAGAAGGAAATTGGctttttctgtctttgtctTTCCCGCCTTTCCATACGCTTTCCATGACCCCCCCCACCGCCCTGATTTATTGTTGCCACCCTTCCATCCCCCACACCAGCCTAAAACCGCAAACAAGCCCCCTGAGCCCTCGTCTCTTCTTCAGGTGTCACAGGAGTCTGCCGAGGCCTGGGTGGACGAGTTCACCGCAGCCGGACCGGAATTCCAGCAAGCCAAAGCCGCGGTGGAGGTGAGTCGGAGCCAGCGGTCAACCGCGTCGCTAATTGGATGCAGGGAGAAAGCCGGCAGATTGGGAAGTGGAGGATTTGCAGATGAATTATGGCACTTGAAGAGGCGGGCAAATTCCTCCACCTCTTTCTGCTGCTCATAAATCAGTTTTGGAAGTTGCGGGCCTCCTCGGCCTTCCTGTAAAACTTTAccatccttctttttttttctttttcccagaGCGATGTGGATTTCTGGGAGAAGCTGCAACAGGAGTGGGAGGAGATGGCAAAGCGAGACGCGGAGAGTCACCCCTGGCTGTCGGACTTTGATcagatgctcagctcgtcttacGACAAGGTCGCTGTCTCGTCTGTGCGGTGCTTGGTTTTGGCCCGGCAGGGTTTGAACCTCTTGTTTTGCCCGTCTTGCTTTCAGGGGTACCAGTTTGAAGAGGACAACCCCTACCTGTCCCACCAAGACCCGCTGACGGAGGGCGTGAATAGGATGGAGGCGGGGGATATCCCCGGGGCCGTTCGCTTCTTTGAGAGTGCCGTACAGAAAGAACCAGACAACCAACTGGTGAGCTAGGAACGgctcaagattggttaatcgacGGCCATTTTCATCAGCTGATAATAgctctttattatttttatgatttttatttcaggctTGGCAATACCTGGGAACATGTCAGGCAGAAAATGAGCAAGAATTTGCTGCCATCAGCGCCCTCCGCAGGTGAGTTGTGAACATTGATTACCTGCACGAGCCATGATATTGCAAAATGTGggtcacacacatgcagagcccAAATCTGTAATATCAAACCAACTGGAGTTTTGACAGCAAATAAGGTTGGGTTTGAAAAATCCTCATGTAGCACCATGGTGTAGTCACAATTCAATCAGATTTTATTTGCTCAGTTTTTATACTTGGAACCAGAAGGACATCCCAGGTCCTGATGGAACTTTGCCACTTTTAGCTGTTACGATCCTTTATTGTGACGCATGAAAAATGGTTCCACTTCTGTGAGGTCTGCTCCCTTACACGTTTTATAGCAACTCTGCTTGATGATTGATTGGCTTTTTAT is from Syngnathus scovelli strain Florida chromosome 9, RoL_Ssco_1.2, whole genome shotgun sequence and encodes:
- the pex5 gene encoding peroxisomal biogenesis factor 5 isoform X1; amino-acid sequence: MAMRELVEAECGGANPLMKLTGHMTKEGGAWRHRATPSIPATPIEIATEDELVDEFLQPPPRPPHTFDMGQLLEEMQQIDQQSYRQAPQRAPDVAALALSGDWAAEFTSGSDSTSTPGLVALGDTADADWTKEFIAQAADPGRWAEEYLEQSEEKLWLGDFGDKENEWTKEYQPGEELRQTANELVSKANDPKLQNTEFLRFIKQIGEGSVTVESRTDKQLTDKAQAEEAHNWASNLNQFLMETGGGSLPLESTERNEKIDKAKAKQAQQWAKVVRQPKTANKPPEPSSLLQVSQESAEAWVDEFTAAGPEFQQAKAAVESDVDFWEKLQQEWEEMAKRDAESHPWLSDFDQMLSSSYDKGYQFEEDNPYLSHQDPLTEGVNRMEAGDIPGAVRFFESAVQKEPDNQLAWQYLGTCQAENEQEFAAISALRRCVALKKDNLTALMALAVSFTNESLHRQACETLRDWLKHNPKYASVWEQHQRECQQDASREREKERERFGSLLPEAVFTDVQTLFLRAANTNPAQVDPQLQCGLGVLFNLSGEYDKAVDCFTAALSVTPQDYLLWNKLGATLANGSRSEEAVAAYRRALELQPGFVRSRYNLGISCVNLGAHREAVEHFLEALSLQRQAAAGVESRAAQSPGGTAATVMSDNIWSTLRMALSMMGESSLYSAADRRDLDTLLAHFCQREVEGGPE
- the pex5 gene encoding peroxisomal biogenesis factor 5 isoform X2 gives rise to the protein MAMRELVEAECGGANPLMKLTGHMTKEGGAWRHRATPSIPATPIEIATEDELVDEFLQPPPRPPHTFDMGQLLEEMQQIDQQSYRQAPQRAPDVAALALSGDWAAEFTSGSDSTSTPGLVALGDTADADWTKEFIAQAADPGRWAEEYLEQSEEKLWLGDFGDKENEWTKEYQPGEELRQTANELVSKANDPKLQNTEFLRFIKQIGEGSVTVESRTDKQLTDKAQAEEAHNWASNLNQFLMETGGGSLPLESTERNEKIDKAKAKQAQQWAKVVRQVSQESAEAWVDEFTAAGPEFQQAKAAVESDVDFWEKLQQEWEEMAKRDAESHPWLSDFDQMLSSSYDKGYQFEEDNPYLSHQDPLTEGVNRMEAGDIPGAVRFFESAVQKEPDNQLAWQYLGTCQAENEQEFAAISALRRCVALKKDNLTALMALAVSFTNESLHRQACETLRDWLKHNPKYASVWEQHQRECQQDASREREKERERFGSLLPEAVFTDVQTLFLRAANTNPAQVDPQLQCGLGVLFNLSGEYDKAVDCFTAALSVTPQDYLLWNKLGATLANGSRSEEAVAAYRRALELQPGFVRSRYNLGISCVNLGAHREAVEHFLEALSLQRQAAAGVESRAAQSPGGTAATVMSDNIWSTLRMALSMMGESSLYSAADRRDLDTLLAHFCQREVEGGPE
- the pex5 gene encoding peroxisomal biogenesis factor 5 isoform X3, which produces MAMRELVEAECGGANPLMKLTGHMTKEGGAWRHRATPSIPATPIEIATEDELVDEFLQPPPRPPHTFDMGQLLEEMQQIDQQSYRQAPQRAPDVAALALSGDWAAEFTSGSDSTSTPGLVALGDTADADWTKEFIAQAADPGRWAEEYLEQSEEKLWLGDFGDKENEWTKEYQPGEELRQTANELVSKANDPKLQNTEFLRFIKQIGEGSVTVESRTDKQLTDKAQAEEAHNWASNLNQVSQESAEAWVDEFTAAGPEFQQAKAAVESDVDFWEKLQQEWEEMAKRDAESHPWLSDFDQMLSSSYDKGYQFEEDNPYLSHQDPLTEGVNRMEAGDIPGAVRFFESAVQKEPDNQLAWQYLGTCQAENEQEFAAISALRRCVALKKDNLTALMALAVSFTNESLHRQACETLRDWLKHNPKYASVWEQHQRECQQDASREREKERERFGSLLPEAVFTDVQTLFLRAANTNPAQVDPQLQCGLGVLFNLSGEYDKAVDCFTAALSVTPQDYLLWNKLGATLANGSRSEEAVAAYRRALELQPGFVRSRYNLGISCVNLGAHREAVEHFLEALSLQRQAAAGVESRAAQSPGGTAATVMSDNIWSTLRMALSMMGESSLYSAADRRDLDTLLAHFCQREVEGGPE
- the pex5 gene encoding peroxisomal biogenesis factor 5 isoform X4; translated protein: MAMRELVEAECGGANPLMKLTGHMTKEGGAWRHRATPSIPATPIEIATEDELVDEFLQPPPRPPHTFDMGQLLEEMQQIDQQSYRQAPQRAPDVAALALSGDWAAEFTSGSDSTSTPGLVALGDTADADWTKEFIAQAADPGRWAEEYLEQSEEKLWLGDFGDKENEWTKEYQPGEELRQTANELVSKANDPKLQNTEVSQESAEAWVDEFTAAGPEFQQAKAAVESDVDFWEKLQQEWEEMAKRDAESHPWLSDFDQMLSSSYDKGYQFEEDNPYLSHQDPLTEGVNRMEAGDIPGAVRFFESAVQKEPDNQLAWQYLGTCQAENEQEFAAISALRRCVALKKDNLTALMALAVSFTNESLHRQACETLRDWLKHNPKYASVWEQHQRECQQDASREREKERERFGSLLPEAVFTDVQTLFLRAANTNPAQVDPQLQCGLGVLFNLSGEYDKAVDCFTAALSVTPQDYLLWNKLGATLANGSRSEEAVAAYRRALELQPGFVRSRYNLGISCVNLGAHREAVEHFLEALSLQRQAAAGVESRAAQSPGGTAATVMSDNIWSTLRMALSMMGESSLYSAADRRDLDTLLAHFCQREVEGGPE